From the Salmo trutta chromosome 30, fSalTru1.1, whole genome shotgun sequence genome, one window contains:
- the LOC115168035 gene encoding kelch-like protein 12 isoform X3, giving the protein MAPKDIMTNSHAKSILNAMNALRKSNTLCDITLRVENTDFPVHRIVLAACSDYFCAMFTSELSRNHQLSEKGKSFVDIQGLTASTMEILLDFVYTETVLVTVENVQELLPAACLLQLKGVKRACCDFLDSQLDPTNCLGIRDFAETHNCLDLMQAAELFSQKHFPEVVQHEEFMLLCQNEVEKLVKCDEIQVDSEEPVFEAVLNWVKHNRKERETYLSEMLEHVRMPLLTPRYITDVIDSEPLIRCSLPCRDLVDEAKKFHLRPELRSEMQGPRTQARLGAKEVLLVIGGFGSQQSPIDIVEKYDPKTQEWSFLPNIARKRRYVATVSLNDRVYVIGGYDGRSRLSSVECLDYTADEDGIWYNVATMNVRRGLAGATTLGDMIYVAGGFDGSRRHTSMERYDPNIDQWSMLGDMQTAREGAGLVVASGLIYCLGGYDGLNILNSVERYDPHTGHWTNVTPMATKRSGASVALLNDHIYVVGGFDGTAHLDSVEFYNIRTDYWTTVASMTTPRCYVGATVLRGRLYAVAGQMRNKWGRQVKRRYRVKGGHRD; this is encoded by the exons ATGGCTCCCAAAGACATCATGACCAACTCCCATGCCAAATCCATCCTCAATGCCATGAACGCACTTCGTAAGAGCAACACACTCTGTGACATCACTTTGAGAGTGGAGAATACTGACTTTCCTGTACATCGCATTGTCCTGGCAGCCTGCAGTGACTACTTCTGCGCCATGTTCACCAGCGAG CTCTCTAGGAATCATCAG CTGTCAGAGAAAGGGAAATCCTTCGTAGACATTCAGGGGTTGACTGCGTCCACCATGGAGATCCTGCTGGACTTTGTTTACACAGAGACAGTCCTGGTCACAGTGGAGAATGTCCAGGAACTGCTTCCTGCTGCCTGTCTGCTGCAGCTCAAAG GAGTGAAAAGAGCATGTTGTGACTTTCTGGATAGTCAGCTTGATCCCACAAACTGCCTGGGCATTCGGGACTTTGCTGAGACCCACAATTGCCTTGACCTGATGCAGGCCGCTGAGCTTTTCTCTCAGAAGCACTTCCCTGAGGTTGTTCAACATGAGGAGTTTATGCTGCTCTGCCAGAACGaggttgaaaaactagttaaATGCGATGAAATCCAG GTGGACTCAGAGGAGCCTGTATTCGAGGCAGTGTTGAATTGGGTTAAACACaataggaaagagagggagacgtATTTATCGGAGATGCTGGAGCATGTGCGGATGCCTTTGCTCACTCCGCGCTATATCACAGACGTTATCGACTCAGAG CCCCTCATTCGATGCAGTCTTCCCTGTCGAGACCTTGTGGATGAGGCCAAGAAATTTCACCTTAGACCTGAGCTGAGGAGTGAGATGCAGGGGCCACGCACCCAAGCCAGATTAG GTGCCAAGGAGGTCCTGCTCGTTATTGGAGGATTCGGAAGTCAACAATCCCCTATAGATATTGTTGAGAAGTATGATCCTAAAACTCAGGAGTGGAGCTTTTTACCT AACATTGCTCGGAAAAGGCGTTACGTGGCTACCGTGTCCCTCAATGACCGCGTGTATGTGATTGGCGGCTACGATGGTCGATCGCGGCTTAGCTCGGTGGAGTGCTTGGACTACACGGCCGACGAGGATGGTATCTGGTACAACGTCGCCACTATGAATGTACGGCGTGGCCTTGCCGGGGCGACAACACTCGGAG ATATGATCTATGTTGCTGGAGGCTTTGACGGTAGTCGCCGTCACACCAGCATGGAACGATATGACCCCAATATTGACCAGTGGAGTATGCTGGGGGACATGCAGACAGCCAGGGAAGGGGCTGGCCTGGTGGTGGCTAGTGGACTCATATACTGTCTAG GTGGGTACGACGGATTGAACATCCTCAATTCAGTGGAACGGTATGACcctcacacaggacactggactAATGTTACCCCCATGGCTACCAAACGCTCAG GGGCCAGTGTAGCCTTGCTCAACGACCACATCTATGTAGTGGGAGGCTTCGATGGAACAGCGCATCTTGACTCGGTGGAGTTTTACAACATTAGGACAGACTATTGGACCACGGTAGCCAGTATGACCACTCCCCGCTGCTACGTAGGAGCTACCGTCCTCCGGGGACGACTCTACGCCGTAGCTGG ACAGATGAGAAACAAATGGGGGAGACAGGTGAAGAGGAGATACAGAGTCAAGGGAGGACACAgggattga
- the LOC115168035 gene encoding kelch-like protein 12 isoform X2, which yields MAPKDIMTNSHAKSILNAMNALRKSNTLCDITLRVENTDFPVHRIVLAACSDYFCAMFTSELSEKGKSFVDIQGLTASTMEILLDFVYTETVLVTVENVQELLPAACLLQLKGVKRACCDFLDSQLDPTNCLGIRDFAETHNCLDLMQAAELFSQKHFPEVVQHEEFMLLCQNEVEKLVKCDEIQVDSEEPVFEAVLNWVKHNRKERETYLSEMLEHVRMPLLTPRYITDVIDSEPLIRCSLPCRDLVDEAKKFHLRPELRSEMQGPRTQARLGAKEVLLVIGGFGSQQSPIDIVEKYDPKTQEWSFLPNIARKRRYVATVSLNDRVYVIGGYDGRSRLSSVECLDYTADEDGIWYNVATMNVRRGLAGATTLGDMIYVAGGFDGSRRHTSMERYDPNIDQWSMLGDMQTAREGAGLVVASGLIYCLGGYDGLNILNSVERYDPHTGHWTNVTPMATKRSGASVALLNDHIYVVGGFDGTAHLDSVEFYNIRTDYWTTVASMTTPRCYVGATVLRGRLYAVAGYDGNSLLSSIECYDPVIDNWEVVTSMATQRCDAGVCVLREK from the exons ATGGCTCCCAAAGACATCATGACCAACTCCCATGCCAAATCCATCCTCAATGCCATGAACGCACTTCGTAAGAGCAACACACTCTGTGACATCACTTTGAGAGTGGAGAATACTGACTTTCCTGTACATCGCATTGTCCTGGCAGCCTGCAGTGACTACTTCTGCGCCATGTTCACCAGCGAG CTGTCAGAGAAAGGGAAATCCTTCGTAGACATTCAGGGGTTGACTGCGTCCACCATGGAGATCCTGCTGGACTTTGTTTACACAGAGACAGTCCTGGTCACAGTGGAGAATGTCCAGGAACTGCTTCCTGCTGCCTGTCTGCTGCAGCTCAAAG GAGTGAAAAGAGCATGTTGTGACTTTCTGGATAGTCAGCTTGATCCCACAAACTGCCTGGGCATTCGGGACTTTGCTGAGACCCACAATTGCCTTGACCTGATGCAGGCCGCTGAGCTTTTCTCTCAGAAGCACTTCCCTGAGGTTGTTCAACATGAGGAGTTTATGCTGCTCTGCCAGAACGaggttgaaaaactagttaaATGCGATGAAATCCAG GTGGACTCAGAGGAGCCTGTATTCGAGGCAGTGTTGAATTGGGTTAAACACaataggaaagagagggagacgtATTTATCGGAGATGCTGGAGCATGTGCGGATGCCTTTGCTCACTCCGCGCTATATCACAGACGTTATCGACTCAGAG CCCCTCATTCGATGCAGTCTTCCCTGTCGAGACCTTGTGGATGAGGCCAAGAAATTTCACCTTAGACCTGAGCTGAGGAGTGAGATGCAGGGGCCACGCACCCAAGCCAGATTAG GTGCCAAGGAGGTCCTGCTCGTTATTGGAGGATTCGGAAGTCAACAATCCCCTATAGATATTGTTGAGAAGTATGATCCTAAAACTCAGGAGTGGAGCTTTTTACCT AACATTGCTCGGAAAAGGCGTTACGTGGCTACCGTGTCCCTCAATGACCGCGTGTATGTGATTGGCGGCTACGATGGTCGATCGCGGCTTAGCTCGGTGGAGTGCTTGGACTACACGGCCGACGAGGATGGTATCTGGTACAACGTCGCCACTATGAATGTACGGCGTGGCCTTGCCGGGGCGACAACACTCGGAG ATATGATCTATGTTGCTGGAGGCTTTGACGGTAGTCGCCGTCACACCAGCATGGAACGATATGACCCCAATATTGACCAGTGGAGTATGCTGGGGGACATGCAGACAGCCAGGGAAGGGGCTGGCCTGGTGGTGGCTAGTGGACTCATATACTGTCTAG GTGGGTACGACGGATTGAACATCCTCAATTCAGTGGAACGGTATGACcctcacacaggacactggactAATGTTACCCCCATGGCTACCAAACGCTCAG GGGCCAGTGTAGCCTTGCTCAACGACCACATCTATGTAGTGGGAGGCTTCGATGGAACAGCGCATCTTGACTCGGTGGAGTTTTACAACATTAGGACAGACTATTGGACCACGGTAGCCAGTATGACCACTCCCCGCTGCTACGTAGGAGCTACCGTCCTCCGGGGACGACTCTACGCCGTAGCTGG GTATGATGGAAACTCCCTTCTGAGCAGTATCGAGTGTTACGACCCAGTGATTGACAACTGGGAGGTGGTCACCTCCATGGCCACACAGCGCTGCGATGCAGGAGTATGTGTCCTGCGAGAGAAGTGA
- the LOC115168036 gene encoding tubulin alpha-8 chain-like — MRECISIHVGQAGVQTGNACWELFCLEHGVGPDGVFNEEDQGPNSRTDPFNTFFNTGSSGRHVPRAIFVDLEPTVVDEVRTGMYRQLYHPEQLISGKEDAANNYARGHYTVGKEIIDGVLERVRKMTDQCTGLQGFLIFHSFGGGTGSGFTSLLMERLSVDYGKKSKLEFAIYPAPQVSTAVVEPYNSILTTHTTLDHSDCAFMVDNEAIYDICRRNLDVERPSYTNLNRLIGQIVSSITASLRFDGALNVDLTEFQTNLVPFPRIHFPLVTYAPIISAEKAYHEQLTISEITTACFEPANQMVKCDPRHGMYIACCMLYRGDVVPKDVNAAIQNIKTKRSIQFVDWCPTGFKVGINYQPPTAVPGGDLAKVQRAVCMLSNTTAIAEAWARLDHKFDLMYAKRAFVHWYVGEGMEEGEFSEAREDLACLEKDYEELGRTSTESDDDDAGEEY, encoded by the exons ATG AGAGAGTGTATCTCCATCCACGTGGGTCAGGCGGGAGTTCAGACTGGCAATGCATGCTGGGAACTCTTCTGCTTGGAACACGGTGTGGGGCCTGACGGGGTGTTCAATGAAGAGGACCAGGGGCCTAATTCACGGACTGACCCCTTCAACACCTTTTTCAACACAGGAAGTTCTGGCCGCCATGTTCCCAGGGCCATATTTGTGGACCTGGAGCCAACGGTGGTTG ATGAGGTCAGGACGGGAATGTACAGGCAGCTCTACCATCCTGAGCAGCTCATCTCTGGAAAGGAGGATGCAGCCAATAACTACGCCCGTGGACACTACACCGTGGGTAAGGAGATCATTGACGGGGTTCTGGAGCGTGTCCGTAAAATG ACTGACCAGTGCACAGGGCTACAAGGATTCCTCATCTTCCACAGCTTCGGAGGAGGCACTGGCTCTGGCTTCACCTCTCTGCTGATGGAGCGCCTGTCTGTTGACTACGGTAAGAAGTCCAAGCTGGAATTTGCCATCTACCCAGCTCCCCAAGTGTCCACAGCTGTGGTAGAGCCATATAATTCCATTCTGACCACCCACACCACCCTGGATCACTCTGACTGTGCCTTCATGGTGGACAATGAGGCCATCTACGACATCTGTCGCCGCAACCTTGATGTTGAGCGTCCATCCTACACCAACCTCAACAGATTGATCGGTCAGATCGTTTCCTCCATCACTGCCTCCCTACGCTTTGATGGTGCCTTGAATGTTGACCTCACAGAGTTCCAGACCAATTTAGTCCCATTCCCCCGCATTCATTTCCCCCTGGTCACCTACGCGCCCATTATCTCCGCTGAGAAGGCCTACCATGAGCAGCTGACCATCTCTGAGATCACCACTGCCTGCTTCGAGCCAGCCAATCAGATGGTCAAGTGTGACCCTCGCCATGGCATGTACATAGCCTGCTGTATGCTGTACCGTGGAGATGTGGTGCCCAAAGATGTGAATGCTGCCATTCAAAATATCAAGACCAAACGTTCCATCCAGTTTGTGGATTGGTGCCCCACCGGTTTCAAG GTTGGGATCAACTATCAGCCCCCAACTGCCGTACCTGGAGGTGATCTAGCTAAAGTCCAGAGGGCTGTGTGCATGCTGAGCAACACCACTGCCATTGCTGAAGCCTGGGCCCGTTTGGACCACAAGTTTGACCTCATGTATGCCAAACGTGCCTTTGTGCACTGGTATGTAGGTGAGGGCATGGAGGAGGGAGAGTTCTCTGAGGCCAGAGAAGACCTGGCTTGTCTGGAGAAGGATTATGAAGAGCTGGGCAGAACAAGCACAGaatctgatgatgatgatgcggGTGAGGAATATTAA
- the LOC115168035 gene encoding kelch-like protein 12 isoform X1, giving the protein MAPKDIMTNSHAKSILNAMNALRKSNTLCDITLRVENTDFPVHRIVLAACSDYFCAMFTSELSRNHQLSEKGKSFVDIQGLTASTMEILLDFVYTETVLVTVENVQELLPAACLLQLKGVKRACCDFLDSQLDPTNCLGIRDFAETHNCLDLMQAAELFSQKHFPEVVQHEEFMLLCQNEVEKLVKCDEIQVDSEEPVFEAVLNWVKHNRKERETYLSEMLEHVRMPLLTPRYITDVIDSEPLIRCSLPCRDLVDEAKKFHLRPELRSEMQGPRTQARLGAKEVLLVIGGFGSQQSPIDIVEKYDPKTQEWSFLPNIARKRRYVATVSLNDRVYVIGGYDGRSRLSSVECLDYTADEDGIWYNVATMNVRRGLAGATTLGDMIYVAGGFDGSRRHTSMERYDPNIDQWSMLGDMQTAREGAGLVVASGLIYCLGGYDGLNILNSVERYDPHTGHWTNVTPMATKRSGASVALLNDHIYVVGGFDGTAHLDSVEFYNIRTDYWTTVASMTTPRCYVGATVLRGRLYAVAGYDGNSLLSSIECYDPVIDNWEVVTSMATQRCDAGVCVLREK; this is encoded by the exons ATGGCTCCCAAAGACATCATGACCAACTCCCATGCCAAATCCATCCTCAATGCCATGAACGCACTTCGTAAGAGCAACACACTCTGTGACATCACTTTGAGAGTGGAGAATACTGACTTTCCTGTACATCGCATTGTCCTGGCAGCCTGCAGTGACTACTTCTGCGCCATGTTCACCAGCGAG CTCTCTAGGAATCATCAG CTGTCAGAGAAAGGGAAATCCTTCGTAGACATTCAGGGGTTGACTGCGTCCACCATGGAGATCCTGCTGGACTTTGTTTACACAGAGACAGTCCTGGTCACAGTGGAGAATGTCCAGGAACTGCTTCCTGCTGCCTGTCTGCTGCAGCTCAAAG GAGTGAAAAGAGCATGTTGTGACTTTCTGGATAGTCAGCTTGATCCCACAAACTGCCTGGGCATTCGGGACTTTGCTGAGACCCACAATTGCCTTGACCTGATGCAGGCCGCTGAGCTTTTCTCTCAGAAGCACTTCCCTGAGGTTGTTCAACATGAGGAGTTTATGCTGCTCTGCCAGAACGaggttgaaaaactagttaaATGCGATGAAATCCAG GTGGACTCAGAGGAGCCTGTATTCGAGGCAGTGTTGAATTGGGTTAAACACaataggaaagagagggagacgtATTTATCGGAGATGCTGGAGCATGTGCGGATGCCTTTGCTCACTCCGCGCTATATCACAGACGTTATCGACTCAGAG CCCCTCATTCGATGCAGTCTTCCCTGTCGAGACCTTGTGGATGAGGCCAAGAAATTTCACCTTAGACCTGAGCTGAGGAGTGAGATGCAGGGGCCACGCACCCAAGCCAGATTAG GTGCCAAGGAGGTCCTGCTCGTTATTGGAGGATTCGGAAGTCAACAATCCCCTATAGATATTGTTGAGAAGTATGATCCTAAAACTCAGGAGTGGAGCTTTTTACCT AACATTGCTCGGAAAAGGCGTTACGTGGCTACCGTGTCCCTCAATGACCGCGTGTATGTGATTGGCGGCTACGATGGTCGATCGCGGCTTAGCTCGGTGGAGTGCTTGGACTACACGGCCGACGAGGATGGTATCTGGTACAACGTCGCCACTATGAATGTACGGCGTGGCCTTGCCGGGGCGACAACACTCGGAG ATATGATCTATGTTGCTGGAGGCTTTGACGGTAGTCGCCGTCACACCAGCATGGAACGATATGACCCCAATATTGACCAGTGGAGTATGCTGGGGGACATGCAGACAGCCAGGGAAGGGGCTGGCCTGGTGGTGGCTAGTGGACTCATATACTGTCTAG GTGGGTACGACGGATTGAACATCCTCAATTCAGTGGAACGGTATGACcctcacacaggacactggactAATGTTACCCCCATGGCTACCAAACGCTCAG GGGCCAGTGTAGCCTTGCTCAACGACCACATCTATGTAGTGGGAGGCTTCGATGGAACAGCGCATCTTGACTCGGTGGAGTTTTACAACATTAGGACAGACTATTGGACCACGGTAGCCAGTATGACCACTCCCCGCTGCTACGTAGGAGCTACCGTCCTCCGGGGACGACTCTACGCCGTAGCTGG GTATGATGGAAACTCCCTTCTGAGCAGTATCGAGTGTTACGACCCAGTGATTGACAACTGGGAGGTGGTCACCTCCATGGCCACACAGCGCTGCGATGCAGGAGTATGTGTCCTGCGAGAGAAGTGA